One part of the Homo sapiens chromosome 19, GRCh38.p14 Primary Assembly genome encodes these proteins:
- the ZSCAN22 gene encoding zinc finger and SCAN domain-containing protein 22 isoform X1 yields MAIPKHSLSPVPWEEDSFLQVKVEEEEEASLSQGGESSHDHIAHSEAARLRFRHFRYEEASGPHEALAHLRALCCQWLQPEAHSKEQILELLVLEQFLGALPPEIQAWVGAQSPKSGEEAAVLVEDLTQVLDKRGWDPGAEPTEASCKQSDLGESEPSNVTETLMGGVSLGPAFVKACEPEGSSERSGLSGEIWTKSVTQQIHFKKTSGPYKDVPTDQRGRESGASRNSSSAWPNLTSQEKPPSEDKFDLVDAYGTEPPYTYSGKRSSKCRECRKMFQSASALEAHQKTHSRKTPYACSECGKAFSRSTHLAQHQVVHTGAKPHECKECGKAFSRVTHLTQHQRIHTGEKPYKCGECGKTFSRSTHLTQHQRVHTGERPYECDACGKAFSQSTHLTQHQRIHTGEKPYKCDACGRAFSDCSALIRHLRIHSGEKPYQCKVCPKAFAQSSSLIEHQRIHTGEKPYKCSDCGKAFSRSSALMVHLRIHITVLQ; encoded by the exons ATGGCCATCCCCAAGCACTCCCTGAGCCCAGTGCCGTGGGAAGAGGACAGCTTCCTTCAAGtgaaggtggaggaggaagaggaagccaGCCTCTCCCAGGGCGGAGAATCCAGCCATGACCACATTGCTCACTCTGAGGCTGCACGCCTGCGCTTCCGGCACTTCCGCTATGAGGAGGCATCTGGTCCACACGAGGCCCTGGCCCACCTCCGAGCGCTGTGCTGTCAGTGGCTGCAGCCCGAGGCGCACTCCAAGGAGCAGATACTGGAGCTGCTGGTGCTGGAGCAGTTCCTGGGTGCGCTGCCCCCAGAGATCCAAGCCTGGGTGGGAGCCCAGAGTCCCAAGAGCGGAGAGGAAGCCGCTGTGCTGGTGGAGGATCTGACTCAGGTGCTGGACAAGAGAG GATGGGATCCAGGAGCCGAGCCCACAGAGGCAAGCTGCAAGCAGAGTGACCTGGGAGAGTCAGAGCCATCAAATGTCACTGAGACCCTCATGGGAGGTGTTTCCCTTGGACCCGCCTTTGTCAAGGCATGTGAACCTGAGGGCAGCTCAGAGAGGTCTGGACTATCAGGGGAGATCTGGACAAAGTCTGTCACCCAACAGATCCACTTCAAGAAAACTTCAGGGCCTTACAAGGATGTCCCCACAGACCAGCGTGGCCGTGAATCTGGTGCCTCGAGGAACAGTTCTAGTGCGTGGCCAAACCTCACCTCCCAAGAGAAGCCTCCTTCAGAAGACAAATTTGATCTGGTGGATGCTTATGGGACAGAGCCTCCATACACCTACTCAGGGAAGAGGTCCTCCAAGTGTCGCGAGTGTAGGAAGATGTTCCAGAGTGCTTCGGCGCTCGAGGCACACCAGAAGACCCATTCTCGGAAGACCCCATATGCCTGCAGcgagtgtgggaaagccttcagccGGAGCACTCACCTCGCCCAGCACCAGGTTGTCCACACAGGGGCGAAGCCCCATgagtgtaaggaatgtgggaaggccttcagcCGAGTCACCCACCTGACTCAGCACCAAAggattcatactggagagaaaccctacaaatgtgggGAATGTGGTAAAACCTTCAGCCGCAGCACTCACCTCACCCAGCACCAGCGGGTGCACACGGGGGAGCGGCCCTACGAGTGTGACgcgtgtgggaaagccttcagccaGAGCACGCACCTGACTCAACACCAGCGCATCCACACCGGGGAGAAGCCCTACAAGTGTGACGCGTGTGGCCGAGCCTTCAGCGACTGCTCAGCCCTGATCCGACATCTGAGAATCCACTCTGGAGAGAAGCCATATCAGTGTAAGGTTTGTCCGAAGGCCTTTGCACAGAGCTCCTCCCTCATTGAGCACCAGAGGATCCACACGGGAGAGAAGCCTTATAAGTGCAGCGACTGTGGGAAGGCCTTCAGTCGTAGCTCAGCCCTGATGGTTCACTTGCGGATCCACATCACGGTGCTGCAATGA
- the ZSCAN22 gene encoding zinc finger and SCAN domain-containing protein 22 isoform 2 (isoform 2 is encoded by transcript variant 2), translated as MAIPKHSLSPVPWEEDSFLQVKVEEEEEASLSQGGESSHDHIAHSEAARLRFRHFRYEEASGPHEALAHLRALCCQWLQPEAHSKEQILELLVLEQFLGALPPEIQAWVGAQSPKSGEEAAVLVEDLTQDGIQEPSPQRQAASRVTWESQSHQMSLRPSWEVFPLDPPLSRHVNLRAAQRGLDYQGRSGQSLSPNRSTSRKLQGLTRMSPQTSVAVNLVPRGTVLVRGQTSPPKRSLLQKTNLIWWMLMGQSLHTPTQGRGPPSVASVGRCSRVLRRSRHTRRPILGRPHMPAASVGKPSAGALTSPSTRLSTQGRSPMSVRNVGRPSAESPT; from the exons ATGGCCATCCCCAAGCACTCCCTGAGCCCAGTGCCGTGGGAAGAGGACAGCTTCCTTCAAGtgaaggtggaggaggaagaggaagccaGCCTCTCCCAGGGCGGAGAATCCAGCCATGACCACATTGCTCACTCTGAGGCTGCACGCCTGCGCTTCCGGCACTTCCGCTATGAGGAGGCATCTGGTCCACACGAGGCCCTGGCCCACCTCCGAGCGCTGTGCTGTCAGTGGCTGCAGCCCGAGGCGCACTCCAAGGAGCAGATACTGGAGCTGCTGGTGCTGGAGCAGTTCCTGGGTGCGCTGCCCCCAGAGATCCAAGCCTGGGTGGGAGCCCAGAGTCCCAAGAGCGGAGAGGAAGCCGCTGTGCTGGTGGAGGATCTGACTCAG GATGGGATCCAGGAGCCGAGCCCACAGAGGCAAGCTGCAAGCAGAGTGACCTGGGAGAGTCAGAGCCATCAAATGTCACTGAGACCCTCATGGGAGGTGTTTCCCTTGGACCCGCCTTTGTCAAGGCATGTGAACCTGAGGGCAGCTCAGAGAGGTCTGGACTATCAGGGGAGATCTGGACAAAGTCTGTCACCCAACAGATCCACTTCAAGAAAACTTCAGGGCCTTACAAGGATGTCCCCACAGACCAGCGTGGCCGTGAATCTGGTGCCTCGAGGAACAGTTCTAGTGCGTGGCCAAACCTCACCTCCCAAGAGAAGCCTCCTTCAGAAGACAAATTTGATCTGGTGGATGCTTATGGGACAGAGCCTCCATACACCTACTCAGGGAAGAGGTCCTCCAAGTGTCGCGAGTGTAGGAAGATGTTCCAGAGTGCTTCGGCGCTCGAGGCACACCAGAAGACCCATTCTCGGAAGACCCCATATGCCTGCAGcgagtgtgggaaagccttcagccGGAGCACTCACCTCGCCCAGCACCAGGTTGTCCACACAGGGGCGAAGCCCCATgagtgtaaggaatgtgggaaggccttcagcCGAGTCACCCACCTGA
- the A1BG gene encoding alpha-1B-glycoprotein precursor, with the protein MSMLVVFLLLWGVTWGPVTEAAIFYETQPSLWAESESLLKPLANVTLTCQAHLETPDFQLFKNGVAQEPVHLDSPAIKHQFLLTGDTQGRYRCRSGLSTGWTQLSKLLELTGPKSLPAPWLSMAPVSWITPGLKTTAVCRGVLRGVTFLLRREGDHEFLEVPEAQEDVEATFPVHQPGNYSCSYRTDGEGALSEPSATVTIEELAAPPPPVLMHHGESSQVLHPGNKVTLTCVAPLSGVDFQLRRGEKELLVPRSSTSPDRIFFHLNAVALGDGGHYTCRYRLHDNQNGWSGDSAPVELILSDETLPAPEFSPEPESGRALRLRCLAPLEGARFALVREDRGGRRVHRFQSPAGTEALFELHNISVADSANYSCVYVDLKPPFGGSAPSERLELHVDGPPPRPQLRATWSGAVLAGRDAVLRCEGPIPDVTFELLREGETKAVKTVRTPGAAANLELIFVGPQHAGNYRCRYRSWVPHTFESELSDPVELLVAES; encoded by the exons ATGTCCATGCTCGTGGTCTTTCTCTTGCTGTGGG GTGTCACCTGGGGCCCAGTGACAGAAGCAGCCATAT TTTATGAGACGCAGCCCAGCCTGTGGGCAGAGTCCGAATCACTGCTGAAACCCTTGGCCAATGTGACGCTGACGTGCCAGGCCCACCTGGAGACTCCAGACTTCCAGCTGTTCAAGAATGGGGTGGCCCAGGAGCCTGTGCACCTTGACTCACCTGCCATCAAGCACCAGTTCCTGCTGACGGGTGACACCCAGGGCCGCTACCGCTGCCGCTCGGGCTTGTCCACAGGATGGACCCAGCTGAGCAAGCTCCTGGAGCTGACAGGGCCAA AGTCCTTGCCTGCTCCCTGGCTCTCGATGGCGCCAGTGTCCTGGATCACCCCCGGCCTGAAAACAACAGCAGTGTGCCGAGGTGTGCTGCGGGGTGTGACTTTTCTGCTGAGGCGGGAGGGCGACCATGAGTTTCTGGAGGTGCCTGAGGCCCAGGAGGATGTGGAGGCCACCTTTCCAGTCCATCAGCCTGGCAACTACAGCTGCAGCTACCGGACCGATGGGGAAGGCGCCCTCTCTGAGCCCAGCGCTACTGTGACCATTGAGGAGCTCG CTGCACCACCACCGCCTGTGCTGATGCACCATGGAGAGTCCTCCCAGGTCCTGCACCCTGGCAACAAGGTGACCCTCACCTGCGTGGCTCCCCTGAGTGGAGTGGACTTCCAGCTACGGCGCGGGGAGAAAGAGCTGCTGGTACCCAGGAGCAGCACCAGCCCAGATCGCATCTTCTTTCACCTGAACGCGGTGGCCCTGGGGGATGGAGGTCACTACACCTGCCGCTACCGGCTGCATGACAACCAAAACGGCTGGTCCGGGGACAGCGCGCCGGTCGAGCTGATTCTGAGCGATG AGACGCTGCCCGCGCCGGAGTTCTCCCCGGAGCCGGAGTCCGGCAGGGCCTTGCGGCTGCGGTGCCTGGCGCCCCTGGAGGGCGCGCGCTTCGCCCTGGTGCGCGAGGACAGGGGCGGGCGCCGCGTGCACCGTTTCCAGAGCCCCGCTGGGACCGAGGCGCTCTTCGAGCTGCACAACATTTCCGTGGCTGACTCCGCCAACTACAGCTGCGTCTACGTGGACCTGAAGCCGCCTTTCGGGGGCTCCGCGCCCAGCGAGCGCTTGGAGCTGCACGTGGACG GACCCCCTCCCAGGCCTCAGCTCCGGGCGACGTGGAGTGGGGCGGTCCTGGCGGGCCGAGATGCCGTCCTGCGCTGCGAGGGACCCATCCCCGACGTCACCTTCGAGCTGCTGCGCGAGGGCGAGACGAAGGCCGTGAAGACGGTCCGCACCCCCGGGGCCGCGGCGAACCTCGAGCTGATCTTCGTGGGGCCCCAGCACGCCGGCAACTACAGGTGCCGCTACCGCTCCTGGGTGCCCCACACCTTCGAATCGGAGCTCAGCGACCCTGTGGAGCTCCTGGTGGCAG AAAGCTGA